The following coding sequences are from one Gemmatimonadota bacterium window:
- a CDS encoding porin: protein MPTRLRLVLLASLILSIPLSAAAQTAPGVVVDGRGVTWASPDGVNRVTMRFRIQELMTVSSSEDEPFNPEQVAFQVRRARLRFGGTLLDPRLGFNLQLSFTRGDQDWADTGFPNVLRDATITWRFTPHLQGIVGQTKLPGNRQRVISSSDLEFPERSIVNNRFTFDRDVGVQLWWADTLGGTPVHLRTALSGGEGRNPAGNDDGVAWTARAEVQPLGAFADGSDDFEGDLTRQAAPRLALAVSAQQNNKTTKVGGQLGLPLHAARTMRTLEADVLFKHRGVALYGEFAKRTAEDPITTRAGSANRYVYTGTGRLLQASYALASGWSPQVRWAVVTPDEEIADEIGAARQEQLSVGLTRYFKRHRIKSTGELLHDHVAANAAGAARKGWIVRWAVELGI, encoded by the coding sequence ATGCCAACCCGCCTGCGCCTGGTCTTGCTGGCGTCACTCATCCTTTCGATCCCCCTCTCGGCCGCGGCCCAGACCGCCCCCGGAGTCGTCGTCGACGGGCGAGGCGTCACGTGGGCCTCGCCCGATGGCGTGAACCGGGTGACCATGCGCTTCCGGATCCAGGAGCTGATGACCGTGAGCTCCTCCGAGGATGAGCCCTTCAATCCGGAGCAGGTCGCCTTCCAGGTTCGCCGGGCCCGGCTGCGCTTCGGCGGCACGCTCCTCGACCCCCGGCTCGGATTCAACCTCCAGCTCTCCTTCACGCGCGGCGATCAGGATTGGGCCGACACCGGCTTTCCCAATGTGCTCCGCGACGCCACGATCACCTGGCGCTTCACCCCACACCTGCAGGGGATCGTTGGCCAGACCAAGCTCCCGGGCAATCGGCAGCGGGTGATCTCGTCAAGTGATCTGGAGTTCCCGGAGCGGTCGATCGTCAACAACCGCTTCACCTTCGATCGCGACGTGGGGGTGCAGCTCTGGTGGGCGGACACGCTCGGCGGCACGCCGGTTCACCTGCGCACCGCGCTCAGCGGTGGCGAGGGGCGCAATCCTGCCGGCAACGATGACGGCGTCGCGTGGACGGCGCGGGCCGAGGTCCAGCCGCTCGGCGCCTTCGCGGATGGCAGCGACGACTTCGAGGGCGACCTGACCCGCCAAGCCGCGCCGCGACTGGCCCTGGCGGTCTCGGCCCAGCAGAACAACAAGACCACCAAGGTCGGCGGGCAATTGGGCCTGCCGCTGCATGCCGCGCGCACGATGCGCACGCTCGAGGCCGACGTGCTCTTCAAGCACCGTGGCGTCGCGCTCTACGGTGAATTCGCCAAGCGCACGGCCGAGGATCCGATCACGACCCGCGCCGGCTCGGCCAACCGCTACGTCTACACCGGCACCGGCCGCCTGCTACAGGCCAGTTACGCGCTCGCGAGCGGCTGGTCGCCCCAGGTGCGGTGGGCGGTGGTGACGCCGGACGAGGAGATCGCCGATGAGATCGGCGCCGCGCGGCAGGAGCAGCTGTCGGTGGGGCTCACGCGGTACTTCAAGCGGCACCGGATCAAGAGCACCGGCGAGTTGCTGCATGACCACGTCGCCGCGAATGCGGCGGGTGCGGCGCGGAAGGGGTGGATTGTGCGGTGGGCGGTGGAGTTGGGAATTTAG
- the pstS gene encoding phosphate ABC transporter substrate-binding protein PstS, whose protein sequence is MHPRRLRGLLAALALLLPGAASAQQILTGAGATFPYPLYSNWFASYQQLTGVRINYQSIGSGGGIRQFIKGTVDFGASDASMKDEQIAAVQGNVVQIPTVIGSVVLTYNLKGLGTRRLRLDAPTIADIYLGRITSWQDPRLKALNPGMIFPKLDIVVVGRSDGSGTTFVFTDYLAKVSPEWLRRVGRGTAVRWPAGLGGKGNEGVTAQVKLLEGSIGYVEMGYALANKLAFAELQNQAGAWVIPTLQSARAAAASLEWTASTDFRVSITNAPGKDAYPISSFTWLLIYRDSKSPATARQLRDFLRWMLTPAAQAQAERLHYAPLPKVVADLVAARLPTLRANGRPIP, encoded by the coding sequence ATGCATCCTCGCCGCCTCCGGGGCCTCCTCGCCGCCCTTGCCCTCCTGCTCCCCGGGGCGGCATCCGCCCAACAGATCCTGACGGGCGCGGGTGCCACCTTCCCCTATCCGCTGTACTCCAATTGGTTCGCCAGCTACCAGCAGCTGACCGGCGTGCGAATCAATTACCAATCCATCGGGTCGGGCGGCGGCATTCGGCAGTTCATCAAGGGCACCGTCGATTTCGGCGCGTCCGACGCCAGCATGAAGGATGAACAGATCGCCGCGGTGCAGGGCAACGTGGTGCAGATCCCGACGGTGATCGGCTCGGTCGTGCTGACCTACAACCTGAAGGGGCTCGGAACCCGTCGGCTCCGCCTCGATGCGCCGACGATTGCCGACATCTACCTCGGCCGGATCACGTCGTGGCAGGATCCGCGGCTCAAGGCGCTGAACCCCGGGATGATCTTCCCCAAGCTCGACATCGTGGTGGTCGGGCGGTCCGACGGCTCCGGGACCACCTTCGTCTTCACCGACTATCTCGCCAAGGTCTCGCCCGAGTGGCTGCGTCGCGTCGGCCGCGGCACCGCGGTGCGCTGGCCGGCGGGCCTCGGTGGCAAGGGCAACGAGGGCGTGACGGCGCAGGTGAAGCTGCTCGAAGGGAGCATCGGCTACGTGGAGATGGGCTACGCGCTGGCGAACAAGCTCGCCTTCGCCGAGCTGCAGAATCAGGCCGGAGCGTGGGTGATCCCGACGCTCCAGTCGGCCCGCGCGGCGGCCGCATCGCTCGAGTGGACCGCGAGCACCGACTTCCGGGTGTCGATCACCAACGCGCCCGGCAAGGACGCCTACCCGATCTCCTCGTTCACCTGGCTGCTGATCTATCGCGACAGCAAGTCGCCAGCGACTGCCCGGCAGTTGCGCGACTTCCTCCGCTGGATGCTGACCCCGGCGGCGCAGGCGCAGGCGGAACGGCTCCACTACGCCCCGCTGCCGAAGGTGGTCGCCGACCTCGTCGCGGCGCGGCTCCCGACCCTGCGAGCCAACGGCCGACCCATCCCGTGA
- the pstC gene encoding phosphate ABC transporter permease subunit PstC, giving the protein MSSARHSTGVWGDRLFRSFVTLAALSVPILLAFLVYELYVGAAPAIDRFGFAFLTSDIWDPVAGEFGAWPLIVGTLLSAFLALLIAVPLSLGVAIFLVEFAPKAIRGPIGFVIELLAAIPSVVYGLWGIFFLIPLLRATLFPFLRSTLGFLPFFQGPIYGPSMLTAAMILAIMVMPYIMSVSREVLLAVPVAQREAALALGATRWEAVTGAVLPYARSGIIGAIILGLGRALGETMAVTMLIGNRHDISMSLFAPGYTMASVIANEFTEASTDLHFAALTYVALVLFVVTVLVNAAARLLIWRVSRKAGGTPA; this is encoded by the coding sequence GTGAGCAGCGCCCGTCACTCGACCGGTGTCTGGGGCGACCGCCTCTTCCGCAGCTTCGTCACCCTGGCGGCGCTGTCGGTGCCGATCCTGCTGGCATTTCTCGTGTACGAGCTCTACGTCGGCGCGGCCCCCGCGATCGACCGGTTCGGTTTCGCCTTCCTCACCAGCGACATCTGGGACCCGGTCGCCGGCGAATTCGGCGCCTGGCCGCTGATCGTCGGCACGCTGCTCTCCGCCTTTCTCGCGCTGCTGATCGCGGTCCCGCTCTCCCTCGGCGTGGCGATCTTCCTGGTCGAGTTTGCCCCGAAAGCGATCCGCGGGCCGATCGGCTTCGTCATCGAACTGCTGGCGGCCATCCCGTCGGTGGTCTACGGCCTCTGGGGCATCTTCTTCCTGATCCCGCTCCTCCGCGCCACGCTCTTTCCCTTCCTCCGCTCGACCCTCGGCTTCCTCCCCTTCTTCCAGGGACCGATCTACGGCCCGTCGATGCTCACCGCGGCGATGATCCTCGCGATCATGGTGATGCCCTACATCATGTCGGTCTCGCGCGAGGTCCTGTTGGCCGTCCCGGTGGCGCAGCGCGAGGCGGCGCTGGCGTTGGGCGCCACGCGCTGGGAAGCGGTCACCGGCGCGGTGCTCCCCTACGCACGCTCCGGCATCATCGGCGCGATCATCCTCGGACTGGGCCGCGCCCTGGGCGAGACGATGGCCGTCACCATGCTGATCGGCAACCGGCATGACATCTCGATGTCACTCTTCGCGCCGGGCTACACCATGGCCTCGGTGATCGCCAACGAGTTCACCGAGGCATCCACCGACCTCCACTTCGCCGCCCTCACCTACGTGGCGCTCGTGCTGTTCGTGGTGACCGTCCTGGTGAACGCCGCGGCTCGGCTGCTGATCTGGCGCGTCTCGCGGAAGGCCGGAGGGACGCCGGCATGA
- the pstA gene encoding phosphate ABC transporter permease PstA, with amino-acid sequence MNRQTLRFAVSNVMVALTVAAVLVAVLPLLLILATLIAKGAGSLSLAFFTKPPGPIGSLGGGVLHGLVGTLMMVGVACLAGLPIGIGAGIHCAEYPHSKLSTVARFVADVMNGTPSIVVGVFAWTWIVAKQGHFSALAGSAALGMLMIPMVMRTTEEMIKLVPNALREAALALGYPRWRTSLTIVLRTCLPGIVTGSLLAVARIAGETAPLLFTALGNQFVSTDMSQPMAALPLVVFSYATGPYEEWHALAWATALVLILVVLVLSLLARWATRSRFDTRG; translated from the coding sequence ATGAACCGCCAGACGCTTCGCTTCGCGGTGAGCAACGTGATGGTCGCGCTGACAGTCGCCGCGGTCCTCGTGGCCGTCCTGCCGCTCCTGCTCATCCTGGCGACGCTGATCGCCAAGGGTGCCGGCTCGCTCTCGTTGGCCTTCTTCACCAAGCCGCCCGGGCCGATCGGCTCGCTCGGTGGTGGCGTGCTGCACGGGCTGGTTGGCACCTTGATGATGGTCGGGGTCGCCTGCCTCGCGGGGCTGCCGATCGGCATCGGGGCCGGCATCCATTGCGCCGAGTACCCGCACAGCAAGCTCAGCACGGTGGCGCGCTTCGTGGCGGACGTGATGAACGGCACACCGTCGATCGTGGTCGGCGTCTTTGCGTGGACGTGGATCGTGGCGAAGCAGGGCCACTTCTCCGCCCTCGCCGGCAGCGCGGCGCTCGGCATGCTGATGATCCCGATGGTGATGCGCACCACCGAGGAAATGATCAAGCTGGTGCCCAATGCCCTGCGCGAGGCGGCGCTGGCGCTCGGTTACCCGCGGTGGCGCACCTCGCTCACGATCGTGCTGCGCACCTGCCTCCCCGGCATCGTGACGGGCTCGCTGCTGGCCGTCGCGCGCATCGCCGGCGAGACGGCGCCGCTGCTCTTCACCGCGCTCGGCAATCAGTTCGTCTCCACGGACATGAGCCAGCCGATGGCGGCGCTGCCGCTGGTGGTCTTCTCCTACGCCACCGGCCCCTACGAGGAATGGCACGCGCTGGCGTGGGCCACGGCGCTGGTGCTGATCCTCGTGGTGCTGGTGCTCTCGCTGCTGGCCCGCTGGGCCACCCGTTCGCGGTTCGACACCCGTGGCTGA
- the pstB gene encoding phosphate ABC transporter ATP-binding protein has protein sequence MYGKFTAVHDISLQFAANQVHALIGPSGCGKSTFLRTLNRLHEISGGGWIAGKVLLDGVNIYSDDVDVVALRRRVGMVFQKPTPFPMLSVRDNVAAGLRVGARHSKAEMDEIVEKALHQAALWDEVKDRLHESALGLSGGQQQRLCIARTIAARPEVILLDEPTSALDPQATQHIEELLFELKQEFTIVIVTHNLQQAARASDTTSFFFMGRLIESGATKQMFTAPTHDQTEAYITGRFG, from the coding sequence ATGTACGGCAAGTTCACCGCCGTGCACGACATCTCGCTGCAGTTCGCCGCGAATCAGGTGCACGCGCTGATCGGCCCGTCGGGGTGCGGCAAGAGCACCTTCCTGCGCACGCTCAACCGGCTGCACGAGATCAGCGGTGGCGGCTGGATCGCCGGCAAGGTCCTCCTCGACGGCGTGAACATCTACAGCGACGACGTCGACGTGGTCGCGCTGCGCCGCCGGGTCGGCATGGTCTTCCAGAAGCCGACGCCGTTCCCGATGCTCTCGGTCCGCGACAACGTCGCCGCCGGTTTGCGCGTCGGCGCACGGCACAGCAAGGCGGAGATGGACGAGATCGTCGAGAAGGCACTGCATCAGGCCGCCCTCTGGGACGAGGTGAAGGATCGGCTGCACGAGAGCGCCCTGGGCCTCTCCGGCGGGCAACAGCAGCGGCTCTGCATTGCCCGGACCATTGCCGCTCGGCCCGAGGTGATCCTCCTCGACGAGCCCACCAGCGCGCTCGATCCGCAGGCGACGCAGCACATCGAGGAGCTGCTCTTCGAGCTGAAGCAGGAGTTCACCATCGTGATCGTGACCCACAACCTGCAGCAGGCAGCCCGCGCGTCGGACACGACCTCCTTTTTCTTCATGGGCCGCCTGATCGAGAGCGGGGCGACGAAGCAGATGTTCACCGCCCCGACGCACGACCAGACCGAGGCCTACATCACCGGGCGGTTCGGATGA
- the pstB gene encoding phosphate ABC transporter ATP-binding protein: MTEAVAIAVRGFSFWYGATQALADLDFTVGQRQVTAVIGPSGCGKSTFLRAVNRMHDLVPGARRVGAIELDGQDIYAPGTDVVALRRRVGMVFQKPNPFPKSIFDNVAYGARLNGLVPAGDMPDLVERSLRQAALWDEVKDRLDRSALTLSGGQQQRLCIARALGNAPEVLLMDEPCSALDPIATQKVEELIVGLKRDYTIVIVTHNMQQAARISDITGFFDRGRLVELGDSRQIFTNPRHERTEAYITGRFG, translated from the coding sequence ATGACCGAGGCCGTGGCCATCGCCGTGCGCGGCTTCTCGTTCTGGTACGGGGCTACCCAGGCGCTCGCCGACCTCGACTTCACGGTCGGCCAGCGGCAGGTGACCGCGGTGATCGGCCCGTCGGGGTGCGGCAAGAGCACCTTCCTCCGCGCCGTGAACCGGATGCACGATCTCGTCCCCGGCGCCCGGCGGGTGGGAGCCATCGAGCTTGATGGCCAGGACATCTACGCCCCGGGGACCGACGTCGTCGCCCTGCGGCGCCGGGTCGGGATGGTGTTCCAGAAGCCGAATCCCTTCCCGAAGAGCATCTTTGACAACGTCGCCTACGGGGCCCGGCTGAACGGCCTCGTCCCTGCGGGGGACATGCCCGACCTGGTGGAGCGTTCGTTGCGCCAGGCCGCGCTCTGGGACGAGGTCAAGGATCGGCTCGATCGCAGTGCCCTGACGCTCTCCGGCGGCCAGCAGCAGCGGCTCTGCATTGCCCGGGCCCTCGGCAACGCCCCCGAGGTGCTGCTGATGGACGAACCCTGCTCCGCCCTGGATCCGATCGCCACCCAGAAGGTCGAGGAGCTGATCGTCGGATTGAAGCGGGACTACACGATCGTGATCGTTACGCATAACATGCAGCAGGCCGCACGCATCTCCGACATCACCGGATTCTTCGATCGGGGGCGGCTGGTGGAGCTGGGCGACAGCCGGCAGATCTTCACCAACCCCCGTCACGAACGGACGGAAGCGTACATCACCGGGAGGTTCGGATGA
- the phoU gene encoding phosphate signaling complex protein PhoU, whose amino-acid sequence MSVETHRHFHEELSHVKVRLLTMSGEAEAALGLAVEALLERDAGKAERVIHGDRTIDAMEVEIEEQCINLLALQQPMARDLRMLTSALKIANDLERVGDHAVNIAQSAERLAKSRPITPEPEIIEMARLARGMLSDALEAFIRGDASAGREVCRRDDKVDALHRSVFRILLTHMMEDPHMIGAGMELFLVSRNLERVADLATNIGEDVVFLVEGKSIKHHAEDRGDAPT is encoded by the coding sequence ATGAGCGTCGAGACCCACCGCCACTTTCACGAAGAGCTGAGCCACGTGAAGGTGCGCCTGCTCACCATGTCGGGCGAGGCCGAAGCGGCGCTGGGCCTGGCGGTCGAGGCACTGCTCGAGCGCGATGCCGGCAAGGCCGAGCGCGTCATCCACGGCGACCGCACCATCGACGCCATGGAAGTCGAGATCGAGGAGCAGTGCATCAACCTCCTCGCTCTGCAGCAGCCGATGGCCCGCGACCTTCGCATGCTGACCTCCGCCCTCAAGATCGCCAACGACCTCGAGCGCGTCGGCGACCACGCCGTGAACATCGCCCAGTCCGCCGAACGCCTCGCCAAGAGCCGCCCGATCACGCCGGAGCCGGAGATCATCGAGATGGCGCGGTTGGCGCGCGGGATGCTTTCCGACGCCCTCGAGGCCTTCATCCGCGGCGACGCCTCGGCCGGTCGCGAAGTCTGCCGCCGAGACGACAAGGTCGATGCGCTGCACCGCTCGGTGTTCAGGATCCTGCTGACCCACATGATGGAGGATCCGCACATGATCGGCGCCGGGATGGAGCTCTTCCTCGTCAGCCGGAACCTCGAACGGGTGGCCGACCTCGCCACGAACATCGGCGAGGACGTGGTCTTCCTCGTCGAAGGGAAGTCGATCAAGCACCACGCCGAGGATCGCGGCGACGCGCCCACGTGA
- a CDS encoding Ppx/GppA family phosphatase, whose protein sequence is MSGPVAGRERLGAIDVGSNSIRLLVAEHDPSSGIEVIDEEKAMPRLARGVGTTGALDPDAMEQAFEALRRMKGVAERRGVTRLAAVATSAMRDASNGPAFAARIRRELDIPLEIIDEDREARLSWRSVAHHFTLTDTRTLVADIGGGSLELIGAVDGLVEVTTSLPLGAVRLTESHLPGKRDPQKEVAALRRHVRQVLRKALPWRDWIQATLIGSGGSFTNMARMAIARRGHSTETVHGTTVHTGEVEALLEWLCTKTPAERAEVTGLNPNRADIILAGLAVTAELLALIDGRKVTVSAFGLREGLLLEMVGHEGPARPADPLRLIREFMDRCRTDRRHVEQVRLIALSLARPAGARAGLDPRGALAAGSGGAAA, encoded by the coding sequence GTGAGCGGTCCCGTCGCAGGACGTGAGCGGCTCGGCGCCATCGACGTCGGCTCCAATTCGATCCGCCTGCTGGTCGCGGAGCACGACCCGTCCAGCGGCATTGAAGTCATCGACGAGGAAAAGGCGATGCCGCGGCTGGCGCGCGGCGTCGGGACGACGGGCGCCCTCGACCCCGATGCGATGGAGCAGGCATTCGAGGCGCTACGCCGGATGAAGGGTGTCGCCGAACGGCGTGGGGTGACCCGGCTGGCCGCGGTCGCCACCTCCGCCATGCGCGACGCCAGCAACGGTCCCGCCTTCGCCGCCCGGATCCGAAGGGAACTCGACATCCCGCTGGAGATCATCGACGAGGATCGGGAGGCCCGCCTCTCGTGGCGCTCGGTGGCCCACCACTTCACGCTCACCGATACGCGCACGCTGGTGGCTGACATCGGTGGCGGCTCGCTCGAGCTGATCGGCGCCGTGGACGGCCTCGTCGAGGTGACCACGTCGCTCCCCCTCGGCGCCGTCCGGCTCACCGAGTCGCACCTGCCTGGCAAGCGCGACCCGCAGAAGGAAGTCGCCGCGCTGCGCCGGCATGTGCGCCAGGTGCTCCGGAAGGCGCTCCCGTGGCGCGACTGGATCCAGGCCACCCTCATCGGCTCCGGTGGCTCCTTCACCAACATGGCGCGGATGGCGATTGCCCGCCGAGGGCACTCGACCGAGACGGTGCACGGCACCACGGTGCATACCGGCGAAGTCGAGGCGCTGCTCGAGTGGCTCTGCACCAAGACGCCGGCCGAGCGCGCCGAGGTCACCGGCCTCAATCCGAACCGCGCCGACATCATCCTGGCCGGCCTCGCCGTCACCGCCGAGTTGCTGGCGCTGATCGATGGGCGCAAGGTCACCGTCTCGGCGTTCGGGCTTCGCGAGGGGTTGTTGCTCGAGATGGTCGGACACGAAGGGCCGGCACGCCCGGCCGATCCGCTCCGGCTGATCCGCGAGTTCATGGACCGCTGCCGCACCGACCGTCGGCATGTCGAGCAGGTGCGCCTGATCGCGCTCTCGCTTGCACGACCAGCTGGCGCCCGCGCTGGGCTCGACCCCCGAGGAGCGCTGGCTGCTGGAAGCGGCGGCGCTGCTGCATGA
- a CDS encoding HD domain-containing protein: MHDQLAPALGSTPEERWLLEAAALLHDVGQLVSYARHHRHSYQLITHAERIGLGARDRKLVALASRYHRKSGPKRKHEEFSALPPEDQAIVRRISGLLRVADGLDRGHTAAVDRVTATVLGDRCVIRAFPRVEGTDISLEVWGASRKSDVLEKALGLEVVLAAGL; encoded by the coding sequence TTGCACGACCAGCTGGCGCCCGCGCTGGGCTCGACCCCCGAGGAGCGCTGGCTGCTGGAAGCGGCGGCGCTGCTGCATGACGTCGGACAGCTGGTCTCCTACGCGCGCCATCATCGCCACAGCTACCAGCTCATCACCCACGCCGAACGGATCGGCCTCGGCGCACGCGACCGAAAGCTGGTCGCCCTGGCCTCACGCTATCACCGGAAGTCGGGGCCCAAGCGGAAGCACGAGGAATTCAGCGCGCTGCCGCCGGAAGATCAGGCGATCGTGCGCCGCATCAGCGGCCTGCTGCGCGTCGCGGATGGCCTCGATCGTGGACACACTGCGGCCGTCGATCGCGTCACCGCCACGGTGCTCGGCGACCGCTGCGTCATTCGCGCCTTCCCGCGTGTCGAGGGCACGGACATTTCGCTGGAAGTCTGGGGCGCGTCACGCAAATCTGACGTGCTGGAAAAGGCACTGGGCCTCGAGGTGGTGCTGGCGGCAGGGTTGTAA
- a CDS encoding response regulator, whose amino-acid sequence MPAGLSQAWRAFVIAGIYVVAGSLWILFSDQAVAAVSRDPTALTRLQNLKGWAFVAVTGVLVYALVAAALRSERRLQEELRRADAQLRHSQKLQAIGELTSGVAHDFKNVLSVITANGELVRGTLPPDSEPATAMNDLLLASDHAIKVVRTLLGIARQRDLAPVPTDLAAMLARYAPMLQRLLSSRYDLQVQQEGTASVVVVDQDAIEQVILNLVTNARDAAPEGGLIVLRLRGPVTDLDDAPAGAPPLIRYGADEADLPGPFVILEVADRGCGITDAVRERLFEPFHTTKPVGLGTGLGLSMVLGLVRQQGGFVTLRTRPGHGSTFGLAFPASMGVPAIVRAPGDVPSRPLSGGGETILLVDDQPELRRTAARVLRRVGYVVLEAADATEALAHYQRERDSIALVLTDLVMPGMDGMAMIAALRAAGATMPMILTSGRTMTPADGTSVAHGPDRILPKPWTIAELTSGVREAIDGRES is encoded by the coding sequence GTGCCAGCGGGACTCTCGCAGGCGTGGCGCGCATTCGTCATTGCCGGCATCTATGTCGTAGCCGGCAGTCTCTGGATTCTCTTTTCCGACCAGGCCGTCGCGGCAGTCTCCCGCGATCCGACTGCGTTGACCCGGCTGCAGAATCTCAAGGGCTGGGCGTTCGTCGCGGTGACTGGGGTGCTGGTCTATGCACTGGTCGCGGCGGCCCTGCGTTCCGAGCGACGGTTGCAGGAGGAGCTGCGCCGCGCCGACGCGCAGCTGCGCCACTCCCAGAAGCTGCAGGCGATCGGCGAGCTCACCAGCGGTGTGGCCCACGATTTCAAGAATGTGCTGTCCGTGATCACGGCGAACGGCGAGCTGGTGCGCGGCACCCTGCCACCGGACTCCGAGCCCGCCACGGCGATGAACGACCTGCTGCTGGCATCGGACCATGCCATCAAGGTGGTGCGCACGCTCCTGGGGATCGCCCGGCAGCGCGACCTCGCCCCGGTCCCCACCGACCTGGCCGCGATGCTGGCCCGCTATGCACCGATGCTCCAACGACTCCTCTCCTCGCGATACGATCTTCAGGTGCAGCAGGAAGGGACGGCGAGCGTGGTGGTCGTCGACCAGGATGCGATCGAGCAGGTGATCCTCAACCTGGTGACCAATGCCCGCGACGCTGCGCCTGAGGGCGGGTTGATCGTGCTCCGTTTGCGCGGCCCGGTCACCGATCTGGACGACGCCCCGGCCGGCGCACCGCCGCTGATCCGCTACGGGGCCGACGAGGCCGACCTCCCGGGGCCCTTCGTCATCCTCGAGGTGGCGGATCGCGGGTGCGGAATTACCGATGCGGTCCGTGAGCGGCTCTTCGAACCATTCCACACCACCAAGCCCGTTGGCCTCGGGACCGGCCTCGGCCTGTCGATGGTGTTGGGGCTGGTCCGACAGCAGGGCGGCTTCGTGACCCTGCGCACCCGCCCGGGCCACGGCAGCACCTTCGGGTTGGCCTTTCCGGCATCGATGGGCGTGCCGGCCATCGTGCGCGCGCCCGGTGACGTCCCGTCACGACCCCTCAGCGGGGGTGGCGAGACCATTCTCCTGGTCGACGACCAACCGGAGCTGCGCCGCACCGCGGCGCGCGTGCTGCGCCGCGTCGGCTATGTCGTGCTCGAAGCGGCGGATGCAACCGAGGCCCTCGCGCACTATCAACGGGAACGCGATTCGATCGCGCTCGTGCTGACTGACCTGGTGATGCCGGGGATGGATGGCATGGCCATGATTGCCGCGTTGCGCGCTGCGGGCGCCACGATGCCGATGATCCTGACGAGCGGCCGAACGATGACCCCTGCCGACGGAACGAGCGTCGCGCACGGTCCGGATCGAATTCTCCCGAAGCCGTGGACGATTGCGGAACTGACGAGTGGGGTGCGGGAGGCGATTGATGGTCGTGAGTCGTAG